The Bombus vancouverensis nearcticus chromosome 2, iyBomVanc1_principal, whole genome shotgun sequence genome window below encodes:
- the LOC117163207 gene encoding gamma-tubulin complex component 2, whose amino-acid sequence MSEFKLHHLVVELIGLLGSSSAPEKHVERLQKEGIPTSASALTIVASQSSICNLAKNSPIPELFLQKYEELKAKKVDLLGLFIQVLELISEDKVLKDYLAKGASNLSSICTKNAAITTEDLPQICKNVIKAAVEGEKKLNKQVCAITKKTESSVIKHNWVYERPRITWDFYNEPNAMPCQKVVPIVSQESILLWDILYCLKGIDGTYIVSEPLTSPYAVKTFNISPDVCISYKQLTQQILPLASHYSMTARFVEEKVLPEDGQVNHALRGAIKSLLKDYLLFVVQLEMEHVRGKLNLQKLWFYIQPTMFAMFILFQITSTICKANAKGGKVLSLLHEQANNINGEAKFKELSLFLIQTASVPYMQILEKWVYKGVICDPYEEFFVEDNELIHREELPIDYSADYWEKRYTMRPERTPTFLNEQAQTILRTGKYFNVIRQCGKTVQWGKQEPLIYQHQGQKYIATIDRAYSEAAKTLLEVLIHENDLMGRLRSVKNYFLLAQGDFVVQFMNLCETELNKNMYDIVIHRLASLLEVALRMSTADSDPYKDDLKPELLPYDLQFQMFRILSIQTREEKEYCFQTDKILTGLEAFVFNYDVKWPVSLILNRKAIACYQMLFRHLFYCKYIERRLCRVWVSNKIAKTFTHNAAMSYRQAFSLRQRMLDCIQHLAYYMMVEVIEPNWLTFLSKMSKVSNVDDVLSVHQDLQDSYLKECMLTDPDLLGCITGICAACLEFCNFMERMSPYYIDAELTSMIGAYQEDVYDSEDEDGDIYKENAASFEETIISLDEKFTQVLIRLLDRICDLGCDNNNEKLLNVFCRLDFNLFYTDILIRRGREKTLQEDVSG is encoded by the exons ATGAGCGAATTTAAATTACATCACTTAGTGGTTGAATTAATTGGATTACTCGG cTCATCATCTGCACCAGAAAAGCACGTAGAGAGATTACAAAAAGAAGGGATACCAACGAGTGCAAGTGCTTTAACTATTGTTGCTTCGCAAAGTTCTATTTGTAATTTGGCAAAAAATTCTCCTATTCCTGAATTGTTTCTTCAAAAATATGAAGAATTGAAAGCAAAGAA ggTAGATTTGTTAGGTTTGTTTATTCAAGTATTGGAACTCATATCTGAAGATAAGGTATTAAAGGATTATTTGGCTAAAGGAGCATCAAATTTATCATCAATTTGTACAAAAAATGCTGCTATTACTACAGAGGATCTACCACag ATTTGTAAGAATGTGATTAAAGCTGCTGTCgaaggagaaaagaaattaaataaacaaGTGTGTGCAATTACAAAGAAAACAGAGTCATCTGTAATAAAACATAACTGGGTTTATGAGAGGCCTAGAATAACATGGGACTTTTATAATGAACCAAATGCAATGCCCTGCCAAA AAGTTGTACCAATAGTTTCTCAAGAATCTATATTACTTTGGGACATTTTATATTGCTTGAAAGGTATAGATGGAACTTATATTGTTTCTGAACCTTTGACAAGTCCATATGCAGTGAAGACATTCAACATATCTCCAGATGTTt GTATATCTTACAAACAATTGACACAACAGATATTACCCCTTGCATCTCATTATTCTATGACAGCTAGATTTGTTGAAGAAAAAGTTTTACCAGAAGATGGTCAAGTAAATCATGCTTTAAGAGGAGCTATAAAAAGTTTACTGAAAGATTATTta ttATTTGTTGTACAGTTGGAAATGGAACATGTACGAGGCAAATTAAATTTGCAAAAGTTGTGGTTTTACATTCAACCAACAATGTTCGCAATGTTTATTCTCTTTCAAATTACATCAACCATATGTAAA GCGAATGCAAAAGGTGGTAAAGTGCTCAGTCTTTTGCATGAACAAGCAAATAATATTAATGGAGAAGCAAAGTTTAAGGAATTATCTTTGTTTCTTATACAAACAGCAAGTGTTCCATATATgcaaatattagaaaaatggGTATATAAAGGAGTGATATGCGATCCATACGAAGAG TTTTTTGTAGAAGATAATGAATTAATTCACAGAGAGGAATTGCCTATAGATTATTCTGCAGATTACTGGGAAAAAAGGTACACTATGAGACCAGAAAGAACTCCTACATTTCTTAATGAACAGGCACAAACAATTTTGAGAACTGGAAAATACTTTAATGTAATTAGACAGTGTG GCAAGACAGTCCAATGGGGAAAACAAGAACCTTTAATTTATCAACATCAAGGGCAAAAATATATAGCTACTATTGATAGAGCATATTCTGAAGCTGCAAAGACCTTATTGGAAGTTCTTATTCACGAAAACGATTTAATGGGTCGGCTTCGTagtgtaaaaaattattttcttcttgcACAAGGAGATTTTGTG GTTCAATTTATGAATCTTTGTGAAactgaattaaataaaaatatgtatgatATTGTCATTCATCGATTAGCATCTCTTCTTGAAGTTGCATTGCGTATGTCTACTGCAGACTCAGATCCATATAAGGATGATCTAAAACCAGAACTTTTACCATATGACCTTCAATTTCAAATGTTTAGAATACTCTCTATTCAAACCAGAGAAGAAAAag AGTATTGTTTTCAAACTGATAAGATCTTAACTGGCTTGGAAGCATTTGTATTTaattatgacgttaaatggCCTGTTTCTTTGATACTCAACAGAAAAGCTATAGCTTGTTATCAGATGCTGTTCAGACACTTattttattgcaaatatatagAAAGACGTTTATGCAg AGTATGGGTGAgcaataaaattgcaaaaactTTTACTCACAATGCAGCAATGTCGTACAGACAAGCATTTTCTTTGAGACAAAGAATGCTGGACTGCATTCAACACTTAGCTTATTATATGATGGTTGAAGTTATAGAACCAAACTGGCTTACATTTTTAAGTAAAATGAGTAAG GTCAGTAACGTGGACGATGTTTTAAGTGTGCATCAAGATCTTCAAGATAGTTATTTGAAGGAGTGCATGTTAACAGATCCTGATCTTCTGGGCTGTATAACAGGAATTTGTGCTGCTTGTCttgaattttgcaattttatggAG CGTATGAGTCCATACTACATTGACGCCGAATTGACATCCATGATTGGTGCCTATCAGGAAGATGTCTATGATTCTGAG GACGAAGATGGAGATATCTACAAAGAGAATGCAGCCAGTTTTGAAGAAACTATCATATCACTGGATGAGAAATTTACTCAAGTATTAATTCGTCTTTTAGATAGAATATGTGATCTAGGATGTGATAATAACAATGAGAAACTTCTTAATGTCTTTTGTAG gtTAGATTTCAATCTATTTTATACCGATATTTTGATACGACGTGGAAGAGAAAAGACTCTGCAAGAAGATGTTTCTGGCTAA
- the pain gene encoding transient receptor potential cation channel family member painless, producing the protein MEPEDENLEMHLLHDYTTNSTKSQTIYRLLLNYLRTKNIKHFKCLVEQSLKKQPAIIDVNYAYPNRSNETCLDIACKNGLPEFVKFLLEKGAKVNRVNEAHNRGPIHFATENGYADVLSILLDERTINPNLEAGQQTALHMAVKKNDLNCASLLLEKGASPNIPNNKGLTALHMAAMKGQKDMVNLILEKTTHVLNLDTYKDYNNQTTREVLEKKLPNIQLPSVEKQGVNVYDLKYYLNANDEINFLKCLEIVENEAVNNVAKDLIEMAVERNFKNAVITLLKKTRGTGCNLEKAANLAVEQGLPHILREILETDVDVTSDLLLKACIELGIPDKEESGNMDDRLKCLNLILEREDVDVRCTDSKGNTPLHYAARADCREAVTLLLEKGSYIGHMNNFGVPPVEDISVSTLSQYFDNCIQARKKRTNEYTIEFDYKCLVPHDIPYTMSQQKNTISQNRREMDVFQYIASNNGLKHILKHPLLSSFLYLKWHRIRHILHLNLAFYILFYLLLNTYILQVTYIMRDSQISANSSVQINEEIKGSTSIYVLHIFTGIVTALFAFREILQLFSSPCHYVSSFENWIEIALIILGFVILSGATMQVAAIVILLSALEMVILLGKHPRMSTGIEMFKKVSFNFVRFLLLYVFLVLGFAFAFFVVFKDDKKHFLDPGYSLFKTIIMITGEFDSNEIVFVSHPILSRFIFTFFIFFIVIVLFNLLNGLAVSDTAKILGKAELVGLISRIQVLSHIENLVVPAPFTRKTQCSICYGLLHGFEYNPLAFLVRKVLLFPTYLSTGKLSVEPYDILFYHNVKSDKDSSEVFPTFKMDSYIMKQAKDVLLRKGQESNNEKMFNKLEKLERRFTTMEIILNSIKQKIENNNFNVEEVGN; encoded by the exons ATGGAACCTGAGGACGAAAACTTGGAAATGCACCTTCTACATGATTACACTACGAATTCTACAAAATCTCAAACCATATACAGGCTACTCCTAAACTACCTACGAACCAAGAACATTAAACACTTCAAGTGCCTTGTTGAGCAGAGTTTAAAAAAACAACCAGCTATCATCGACGTAAACTATGCTTATCCgaatcgatcgaacgaaacTTGCTTGGACATTGCCTGCAAGAATGGTCTCCCGGAGTTCGTGAAGTTTCTATTGGAAAAAGGTGCGAAGGTAAACAGGGTGAACGAAGCCCACAACCGTGGACCGATTCACTTCGCTACCGAAAATGGATATGCGGATGTCCTCAGTATATTATTGGACGAACGTACAATAAATCCAAACCTGGAGGCTGGACAACAAACGGCTCTGCATATGGCGGTGAAAAAGAATGACCTGAATTGCGCGTCGTTGCTTCTGGAAAAAGGCGCCAGTCCCAATATTCCCAATAACAAAGGTTTAACCGCTTTGCATATGGCGGCAATGAAGGGTCAAAAAGACATGGTGAACCTGATTCTGGAAAAAACCACACATGTCCTCAATTTGGATACTTACAAGGACTATAACAATCAAACGACTAGAGAAGTGTTGGAGAAGAAGCTGCCAAATATTCAGTTACCCTCGGTCGAGAAACAAGGCGTGAATGTTTATGACTTGAAGTATTATTTAAACGCTAATGACgagataaattttttaaaatgcttGGAGATTGTCGAAAACGAGGCGGTGAATAACGTAGCGAAGGATCTGATTGAAATGGCCGTGGAAAGGAACTTCAAGAATGCGGTTATTACATTATTGAAAAAAACAAGAGGAACTGGATGTAACTTGGAGAAAGCTGCGAATTTAGCGGTTGAACAAGGCTTGCCACATATCCTTCGTGAGATATTGGAGACTGATGTTGATGTTACGAGTGACTTACTGTTGAAGGCTTGCATAGAGCTTGGTATACCGGATAAAGAAGAGTCGGGAAACATGGACGATAGACTGAAATGTTTAAATCTGATCCTGGAAAGAGAAGACGTGGATGTTCGGTGCACAGATA gCAAAGGAAATACTCCACTTCATTATGCAGCCAGGGCTGACTGTCGAGAAGCAGTGACATTGCTACTTGAAAAAGGAAGCTACATCGGTCACATGAACAATTTCGGCGTTCCACCAGTTGAAGATATTTCCGTGTCCACTCTATCCCAATATTTCGATAACTGCATACAAGCTAGAAAAAAACGAACAAACGAATATACAATCGAATTTGACTACAAATGTTTAGTACCTCACGACATCCCTTACACGATGAGTCAACAGAAAAATACAATTAGTCAGAACAGACGAGAAATGGATGTTTTTCAATACATCGCTAGCAACAATGGCTTAAAACATATATTAAAGCATCCTCTGTTATCTTCTTTCTTATATCTAAAATGGCATCGAATAAGACATATCCTGCACCTAAACTTAGCATTTTACATTTTGTTTTATCTTCTGTTGAATACATACATTCTGCAGGTCACTTATATCATGAGAGACTCGCAAATATCTGCGAACTCGAGCGTACAGATAAACGAGGAGATAAAAGGATCAACTTCTATCTACGTTCTGCATATATTCACTGGTATCGTAACAGCATTGTTTGCATTTAGGGAGATCCTTCAATTATTCTCATCGCCGTGCCATTATGTATCTAGTTTTGAAAATTGGATCGAAATAGCGTTGATAATATTAGGATTCGTTATTTTAAGCGGTGCAACTATGCAAGTTGCAGCTATTGtgatattactatctgctttgGAAATGGTGATCCTACTTGGCAAGCATCCTCGAATGTCCACAGGTATCGAGATGTTCAAAAAGGTGTCTTTCAACTTCGTACGTTTTTTGTTACTTTATGTATTTCTTGTCCTAGGTTTCGCGTTTGCTTTCTTTGTCGTCTTTAAGGATGATAAGAAGCACTTTCTAGATCCTGGATACTCTCTGTTCAAAACCATCATCATGATCACTGGAGAATTCGACTCCAATGAGATTGTCTTCGTGTCGCATCCGATTCTCAGCCGTTTTATCTTCaccttcttcatcttcttcatcGTGATAGTTTTGTTCAATTTACTGAACGGTTTGGCAGTTAGCGACACAGCAAAGATCCTCGGGAAGGCAGAATTAGTTGGATTAATTTCTAGGATACAAGTTCTTTCTCATATTGAAAATCTGGTTGTTCCAGCACCTTTTACACGCAAGACACAATGTTCAATTTGTTATGGTCTCTTGCATGGCTTTGAATACAATCCCTTAGCGTTCCTCGTTCGGAAAGTTCTTCTCTTTCCAACTTACTTGAGTACTGGTAAATTGAGCGTGGAACCGTAcgatattttgttttatcacaATGTAAAATCCGATAAAGACTCCAGCGAGGTGTTCCCTACCTTCAAAATGGATTCGTATATCATGAAACAGGCTAAAGATGTTTTATTGAGGAAAGGTCAGGAatcaaataatgaaaaaatgttcAATAAATTGGAGAAATTGGAAAGAAGATTCACAACGATGGAAATTATATTGAATTCCATTAAACAAAAgattgagaataataattttaatgttGAAGAAgttggaaattaa